From Nicotiana tabacum cultivar K326 chromosome 15, ASM71507v2, whole genome shotgun sequence, the proteins below share one genomic window:
- the LOC107772305 gene encoding protein ECERIFERUM 2: MDVEKLISDIKSSSVVPAKITGADKVHEFTNMDLVMKLHYIKGLYFFSSDAVEDLNIYDFKKPMFHFLELYYETSGRIRRSEDGGGRPFIKCNDGGVRIIEAKSSKTIEEWLVMNDSSVNDQLVYDQVLGPELGFAPLVFIQFTWFKCGGMSIGLSWAHVLGDVFSASNFINIWAQIMGGQLPPQSLNNSRTNNKFINPLLSTVDKLPFSLKKVDPVGDHWRITNSCKMISHSFHITEKELNQHISKIFGPKQSAKVKPFDVISATMWKILAKVRGESAEPGIVTIISKDNSCDREITQVSNNGQMISIVEANNVKVSEANVLELAKLIAEKGVDETKVVEELMEKENGTLDFVVYGANLTFVNLEKANIYGFELRGKKPLFASYNISEVGEEGVVLVLAGPENLNGKEGGRIVNLVLPEDQIERFKNELREELGVF, translated from the exons ATGGACGTCGAGAAATTAATCTCCGACATAAAGTCATCGTCCGTCGTACCGGCGAAAATCACCGGAGCGGATAAAGTTCATGAATTTACTAACATGGACTTAGTCATGAAGTTGCATTACATTAAGGGTCTTTATTTTTTCAGCAGTGATGCAGTTGAAGATTTGAATATATATGACTTTAAAAAGCCCATGTTTCATTTTCTTGAGCTATATTATGAGACCTCCGGCAGGATTAGGAGGTCGGAGGACGGCGGCGGCCGGCCGTTCATAAAATGTAATGACGGTGGTGTTAGGATTATCGAAGCTAAGAGTAGCAAAACAATTGAGGAGTGGCTGGTTATGAATGATTCTTCTGTTAATGATCAGCTTGTTTATGATCAAGTTCTTGGTCCTGAGTTGGGCTTTGCACCTCTTGTATTCATTCAG TTCACTTGGTTCAAATGTGGAGGGATGTCAATAGGGCTAAGCTGGGCTCATGTTCTTGGAGATGTATTTTCAGCTTCAAATTTCATCAATATTTGGGCACAAATCATGGGTGGTCAACTCCCACCTCAGTCTCTTAACAACTCAAGAACCAACAATAAATTCATCAATCCATTATTATCTACAGTTGACAAGTTACCATTTTCTCTAAAGAAGGTTGATCCAGTTGGTGATCATTGGAGAATCACCAACAGTTGCAAAATGATATCACATTCTTTTCACATTACAGAAAAGGAACTAAACCAACACATTTCCAAGATTTTTGGACCTAAACAATCAGCTAAAGTGAAGCCTTTTGATGTAATTTCTGCTACAATGTGGAAAATTTTGGCAAAGGTAAGGGGGGAATCAGCAGAGCCTGGGATTGTGACAATTATAAGTAAGGACAACTCTTGTGACAGAGAAATAACTCAAGTGTCTAACAACGGTCAAATGATTAGCATAGTTGAAGCTAATAACGTTAAAGTTTCAGAGGCAAATGTTTtggaattggcaaagttgatagcTGAAAAGGGTGTGGATGAGACTAAAGTTGTTGAAGAATTAATGGAGAAAGAGAATGGCACATTAGACTTTGTTGTGTATGGTGCAAACCTTACATTTGTGAATCTTGAAAAGGCAAATATTTATGGGTTTGAACTTAGGGGTAAAAAACCACTTTTTGCCAGTTATAATATTAGTGAGGTTGGTGAGGAAGGTGTTGTTTTGGTGTTAGCAGGGCCTGAAAATTTGAATGGTAAAGAAGGTGGAAGGATAGTGAATTTGGTTTTGCCTGAAGATCAAATTGAACGGTTTAAAAACGAGTTGAGAGAGGAATTAGGCGTCTTCTGA